Proteins from a single region of Stappia sp. ES.058:
- a CDS encoding efflux RND transporter periplasmic adaptor subunit: MEIFEMATAGNRMRRLAIAIGLAGALGACSPSEEASAPKAPPPSVTVAAAVSQDVRQSAEFVGQIAAVDNVNLISRVSGFLDSKKVPDGATVKSGDLLFTIERAPYEAALASAKAEAARAEAEAALKAADLERDKDLFDKGHVSKAKYQATLAAKEQAEAAVDAAKAAVTQANLNLSYTDIHAPFDGQLGKTNFSVGDVVGPTSGPIARLVRTAPMYVSFSISEKDYLDAVRSTGGSPENLKESGKQPDIHILLPNGQRYKEDGKIVFIDNSVDPATGTIAIRGQFPNADRLLVAGTFVTVVIEAGESAKEIVIPQSAVQRDQSGPFVLAVGSQENVEQRHVELGEQIDTKFVVKSGLQVGERVITEGLQKVRPGVSVNAVLADDKSE; encoded by the coding sequence ATGGAGATTTTCGAAATGGCGACTGCCGGAAACCGGATGCGACGTCTGGCGATTGCCATCGGGCTTGCGGGAGCGCTCGGCGCCTGCAGCCCCTCCGAGGAGGCATCTGCGCCCAAGGCGCCGCCGCCATCGGTGACCGTAGCCGCGGCTGTCAGCCAGGACGTTCGCCAGTCGGCGGAGTTCGTCGGCCAGATCGCGGCGGTCGACAATGTCAATCTGATTTCACGCGTGTCCGGGTTCCTGGACAGCAAGAAGGTCCCTGACGGCGCGACGGTGAAGTCCGGCGACTTGCTGTTCACCATCGAACGCGCGCCTTACGAGGCAGCGCTCGCGTCCGCGAAGGCGGAGGCGGCACGCGCGGAGGCGGAAGCCGCTCTCAAGGCCGCGGACCTGGAACGCGACAAGGACCTTTTCGACAAGGGCCATGTCTCCAAGGCCAAGTACCAGGCAACGCTGGCGGCCAAGGAACAGGCGGAGGCCGCCGTCGATGCGGCCAAGGCCGCAGTCACGCAGGCGAACCTCAATCTTTCCTACACGGATATTCATGCGCCTTTCGACGGCCAGCTCGGCAAGACGAACTTCAGCGTCGGCGATGTCGTGGGGCCGACGTCCGGGCCGATAGCCCGACTGGTGCGCACCGCGCCGATGTATGTCAGCTTTTCGATCAGCGAGAAGGACTATCTGGACGCCGTCCGCAGCACTGGCGGTTCGCCTGAAAATCTGAAGGAAAGCGGGAAGCAGCCCGATATTCATATCCTTCTTCCCAACGGTCAGAGATACAAGGAAGACGGCAAGATCGTCTTTATCGACAATTCCGTCGATCCGGCAACGGGCACGATCGCGATCCGCGGGCAGTTTCCCAACGCCGACCGCCTTCTGGTCGCCGGCACGTTCGTCACCGTCGTGATCGAAGCGGGCGAAAGCGCCAAGGAAATCGTGATTCCGCAGTCGGCGGTGCAGCGGGACCAGAGCGGGCCCTTTGTGCTTGCCGTCGGCAGCCAGGAGAACGTCGAACAGCGCCATGTCGAACTGGGCGAGCAGATTGATACCAAGTTCGTGGTGAAGAGCGGATTGCAGGTGGGCGAGAGGGTCATTACGGAAGGGCTGCAAAAGGTTCGACCGGGCGTTTCGGTGAACGCCGTTCTTGCCGACGACAAGTCGGAGTAG
- a CDS encoding MliC family protein has protein sequence MTLWAHSLESRSASHARGLAASAAVCCLAVFASLTSPVQAETFGPENPDGLVWSLNTFTDDRGRSTTALSYAIPETDAYLFTASCMSGRRGPGVEVVLSLDFGERENGDPVDVAFGSGDYEATYSGNVRMIGSEVAGIVVRVALNDDFWTVMKRETPSLTFHVADEADRDFRYTPLRGVSAGVQKLREQCIDYFDAFDASTPSELSEPILYECEDGSTFSARFDNSRSYSTAELTVAGTTVQLIQEISASGALYVGGPIRLHTKGDDAFLEMAGEGRTCSSATE, from the coding sequence ATGACCCTCTGGGCGCATTCCCTGGAAAGCCGGAGCGCAAGCCACGCACGCGGGCTTGCGGCTTCGGCTGCGGTTTGCTGTCTCGCGGTTTTCGCAAGCTTGACCTCGCCGGTGCAGGCGGAGACGTTCGGACCGGAAAATCCGGACGGACTGGTCTGGTCGCTCAATACCTTCACCGACGACCGTGGGCGGTCGACCACCGCACTGTCCTATGCAATCCCGGAAACCGACGCCTATCTTTTCACCGCAAGTTGCATGTCCGGGCGTCGAGGTCCCGGCGTCGAGGTGGTTCTGTCCCTCGACTTCGGGGAACGCGAGAACGGAGATCCGGTCGACGTGGCTTTCGGCTCCGGAGACTATGAGGCGACTTATTCCGGCAACGTGCGGATGATCGGCAGCGAGGTGGCCGGCATCGTCGTGCGGGTTGCCCTGAACGACGACTTCTGGACGGTGATGAAACGGGAGACCCCTTCCCTCACCTTTCATGTCGCCGACGAAGCGGATCGCGATTTCCGCTATACGCCGCTTCGCGGTGTTTCTGCAGGCGTTCAGAAATTGCGCGAGCAATGCATCGACTATTTCGACGCCTTCGACGCAAGCACGCCGTCCGAACTGTCAGAACCCATCCTCTACGAATGTGAAGACGGATCGACCTTCTCGGCGCGCTTCGACAATTCCCGGTCCTATTCGACAGCGGAACTCACGGTGGCCGGCACCACGGTGCAGCTGATCCAGGAAATCTCGGCCTCCGGCGCATTGTATGTCGGCGGACCGATCAGGCTTCACACCAAGGGTGACGATGCCTTCCTGGAAATGGCCGGAGAAGGTCGCACCTGCTCATCAGCAACGGAGTAG
- a CDS encoding efflux RND transporter permease subunit produces MFSRIFIYRPKFALVVSLVITIAGVLGYLSLPVEQFPNITPPVVNVSASYSGANATVLEETVAAPIEAQVNGVDNMIYMSSNSSNNGSYSLNVTFAVGTDPDIAAVNVQNRVSQATSQLPSDVTKNGVTVQKASTNMLLVVTLYSSNEDHDEVFLSNYASIYLKDALARVQGVGKADVLTDFAYGMRIWLDPDRLASLAMTPSDFISAVRDQNVQVAAGQIGAPPVPDGQQFQYTVTAQGRLSTVEEFENIVLRTGADDAVVRIRDVARVELGSQFYSANGRFNGRPSTVLAVYQAPGANALAVSEGVLSRLDELSKAFPKDMSYEVPFNTTDFVQKSLQDVVTTLLLTFSLVVAVVFVFLGNWRATLIPLVAIPVSLIGTFAILLAAGMSLNTISLFALVLAIGIVVDDAIIVVENVERIMADEGLSPKEATAKAMVQITTPVIATTLVLLAVFVPTMFMPGITGRLYSQFATTISVSVVISSINALTLSPALCGLILKSRNGPPKGVFAVFESVVDRLRNGYVGVVSRLLPRSILGIGAVALAIGLIVLLGGRLPKGFLPLEDQGYLMVDVQLPDGAALPRTTAVTKDIEGRLESVDGIENVVTVNGFSILNSGLAPNTALLIVTLEPWGERQTPDLSANGILAKLWREFSTISGANIIAFNAPPIPGLGTTGGVEMKIQQTGGGTPQDLASAIGSMVYSANQRPGIAQAYSTFRANVPQLFIDLDRSKAKLLQVGIGDVFLTLQSYLGSYYINDFNLFGRVYKVMIQAEGTFRNRPEDIGRLYVRSQDGNMVPLRTLASVENTLGPQILNRYNMFRAASFNADPGAGTSTGVVMNELEAAAQEALPPGYTYEWTGSALQQQGTGAIVIFILLLAILFAYLFLVAQYESWSMPVAILMSVTVALLGAFVAVLVTGRDVNLYTQIGMIMLVGLGAKNAILIVEFAMEERAAGKSIIEAARAAAHLRFRAVIMTALSFLLGVVPLLVANGAGAASQQAIGFAVFGGMLFATLFGVVLIPVLYVAMQILRERVKGIYKGADAAGASGSRDGAPPAMDGAGA; encoded by the coding sequence ATGTTTTCACGCATCTTCATCTATCGGCCGAAGTTCGCGCTGGTCGTTTCCCTCGTCATCACGATTGCCGGCGTTCTCGGATATCTCTCGCTGCCGGTCGAACAGTTTCCCAACATCACCCCGCCGGTGGTGAATGTGTCGGCAAGCTACAGCGGCGCCAATGCGACCGTGCTGGAGGAAACCGTTGCGGCGCCGATCGAGGCGCAGGTCAACGGTGTCGACAACATGATCTACATGTCGTCGAACAGCAGCAACAACGGCAGCTATTCGCTGAATGTCACCTTCGCGGTTGGAACCGATCCCGACATCGCGGCGGTCAATGTGCAAAACCGCGTCAGCCAGGCGACCAGCCAGTTGCCGAGCGACGTCACCAAGAACGGTGTCACGGTCCAGAAGGCCAGCACCAACATGTTGCTGGTGGTGACGCTCTATTCCTCGAACGAGGATCATGACGAGGTCTTTCTGTCCAACTATGCGTCGATCTACCTGAAGGATGCACTTGCCCGTGTTCAGGGCGTGGGCAAGGCGGATGTCCTGACCGATTTTGCCTACGGCATGCGGATCTGGCTTGATCCCGACCGTCTGGCCAGTCTCGCAATGACGCCATCGGATTTCATTTCCGCCGTCCGCGACCAGAACGTGCAGGTCGCGGCCGGACAGATCGGTGCGCCGCCGGTGCCCGACGGCCAGCAGTTCCAGTACACGGTGACCGCACAGGGGCGGCTCAGCACCGTGGAGGAATTCGAGAATATCGTCCTGCGCACCGGCGCCGATGACGCGGTCGTTCGCATTCGCGACGTCGCGCGGGTCGAGCTGGGGTCGCAGTTCTATTCCGCGAACGGTCGGTTCAACGGCAGGCCTTCCACGGTTCTGGCCGTGTATCAGGCGCCCGGCGCCAACGCGCTGGCCGTTTCGGAGGGCGTGCTGTCGCGACTGGACGAGCTCTCGAAGGCCTTCCCCAAGGATATGTCCTACGAGGTTCCCTTCAACACCACCGATTTCGTCCAGAAATCCCTTCAGGACGTGGTTACGACACTGCTGCTGACCTTTTCGCTGGTCGTTGCGGTGGTCTTTGTCTTCCTCGGCAACTGGCGGGCGACGCTGATCCCGCTGGTGGCGATCCCGGTGTCCTTGATCGGCACCTTCGCGATCCTGCTCGCCGCGGGAATGTCGCTCAACACGATCTCGCTGTTTGCACTGGTTCTGGCCATCGGCATCGTCGTCGACGACGCGATCATCGTCGTGGAGAACGTCGAACGGATCATGGCAGACGAGGGGCTTTCGCCAAAGGAAGCGACCGCCAAGGCGATGGTCCAGATCACCACGCCGGTGATCGCCACCACGCTGGTCCTGCTTGCCGTCTTTGTTCCGACGATGTTCATGCCGGGCATCACCGGCCGGCTCTATTCGCAATTCGCGACCACGATTTCGGTCTCCGTGGTGATCTCCTCAATCAACGCGCTGACGTTGTCTCCGGCGCTTTGCGGGCTGATCCTGAAGTCGAGAAACGGCCCGCCAAAAGGCGTCTTTGCGGTGTTTGAATCCGTGGTCGACCGGCTTCGGAACGGCTATGTCGGCGTGGTGTCGCGGCTCCTGCCGCGTTCCATCCTCGGCATCGGCGCCGTTGCCCTCGCCATCGGCCTGATCGTCCTGCTCGGCGGACGGCTTCCCAAGGGGTTCCTGCCGCTTGAGGATCAGGGATACCTGATGGTCGACGTCCAGTTGCCGGATGGCGCGGCCCTGCCGCGAACGACCGCGGTCACCAAGGACATCGAGGGCCGGCTGGAATCCGTCGACGGCATCGAGAACGTTGTCACGGTGAACGGGTTTTCCATCCTCAATTCCGGCCTCGCGCCGAACACCGCGCTGCTGATCGTTACGCTTGAGCCCTGGGGCGAGCGCCAGACGCCGGACCTGAGTGCCAACGGCATTCTCGCCAAGCTCTGGCGCGAGTTCTCGACGATCTCGGGAGCAAACATCATCGCCTTCAATGCGCCGCCGATCCCGGGTCTCGGAACAACCGGCGGCGTCGAGATGAAAATCCAGCAGACCGGAGGCGGCACGCCGCAGGATCTTGCGTCCGCCATCGGCTCGATGGTCTATTCCGCCAATCAGCGGCCGGGAATCGCGCAGGCCTATTCAACCTTTCGGGCGAATGTGCCCCAACTCTTCATCGATCTCGACCGCAGCAAGGCGAAGCTCCTCCAGGTCGGGATCGGCGATGTCTTCCTGACGCTCCAGTCCTATCTGGGCTCCTATTACATCAACGACTTCAATCTGTTCGGCCGGGTCTACAAAGTGATGATTCAGGCCGAAGGAACTTTCCGCAACCGGCCTGAAGACATCGGCCGGCTGTATGTGCGTTCGCAGGACGGCAACATGGTCCCCCTGCGCACGCTGGCGAGCGTGGAAAACACGCTCGGTCCGCAGATCCTCAACCGTTACAACATGTTCCGGGCAGCGTCGTTCAATGCGGACCCGGGCGCGGGGACTTCGACCGGCGTCGTGATGAACGAGCTCGAGGCGGCGGCACAGGAAGCCCTGCCGCCGGGTTACACGTATGAATGGACCGGATCCGCCCTGCAGCAGCAGGGGACGGGCGCCATCGTGATCTTCATTCTCCTTCTCGCCATCTTGTTCGCCTATCTCTTCCTGGTCGCCCAGTACGAAAGCTGGTCGATGCCCGTCGCGATCCTGATGTCGGTGACGGTGGCGCTTCTCGGTGCGTTCGTCGCGGTTCTGGTGACCGGGCGCGACGTCAATCTCTATACGCAGATCGGCATGATCATGCTCGTCGGGCTTGGCGCCAAAAACGCGATCCTGATTGTCGAGTTTGCGATGGAGGAACGCGCGGCCGGCAAGTCGATCATCGAGGCCGCACGTGCGGCCGCGCACTTGCGCTTCCGCGCGGTGATCATGACGGCGCTGTCTTTCCTGCTGGGCGTCGTTCCGCTCCTGGTCGCCAACGGCGCGGGCGCGGCCAGCCAGCAGGCCATCGGTTTTGCGGTCTTCGGGGGCATGCTGTTTGCCACGCTCTTCGGCGTCGTCCTGATCCCCGTGCTCTATGTAGCGATGCAGATCCTGCGTGAACGCGTGAAGGGGATCTACAAGGGTGCGGATGCGGCGGGCGCTTCCGGTTCCCGTGACGGCGCGCCGCCGGCGATGGACGGTGCGGGTGCCTGA
- a CDS encoding SH3 domain-containing protein: protein MTRLALFKHGVLLAGMVVLGANAATAQSGGQGQPQSQRLEPLQPLQPQRQPQFQGQPRQQQQAPSNNGRAAQGAQSRVQLRVINPFSQPVDFYVVDPQSNQPELVGQIAAQGTRDINSQPGLSWIFGINRQPVMTYQTQNFRFQEVTVARDGRQRPPRVADNFQPPANQGSGNRGAPQGQGQGQGLAGQRPSSPPPPGYGQQQSGYPQQQQQPGFPRQPTTGGQGQNPGSVPPPPGFSTDGNPYSQTRPTGDLTPPPGLASSTLTLSTCARARLGPAGADICRYLSRLSRENPLAYEFYLAQVKARQETRSNASQTAGQPQTPANGGALPEAASWGGIVRSGPSMQAGRVDSLSEGETITLLENTGVEMNGYDWFRIRYRGDRTGYQWGGIICGRFEEIRGAFQVCR from the coding sequence ATGACAAGGCTGGCGTTGTTTAAACATGGGGTCCTGCTTGCGGGGATGGTGGTGTTGGGTGCGAACGCTGCGACAGCGCAGTCGGGCGGGCAGGGGCAGCCGCAATCCCAGCGGCTTGAGCCCCTCCAGCCGCTTCAGCCCCAGCGGCAGCCGCAGTTCCAGGGACAGCCGCGACAGCAACAGCAGGCACCGTCCAACAACGGACGCGCCGCGCAAGGCGCCCAGAGCCGCGTGCAATTGCGCGTGATCAACCCGTTCTCACAGCCCGTCGATTTCTATGTCGTCGATCCGCAGTCCAATCAGCCGGAGCTTGTCGGACAAATCGCGGCGCAAGGCACGCGTGACATCAATAGCCAGCCCGGGTTGAGCTGGATTTTCGGCATCAACCGCCAGCCGGTCATGACCTATCAGACCCAGAACTTCCGGTTCCAGGAGGTGACAGTGGCGCGGGACGGGCGGCAGCGTCCCCCGCGGGTTGCCGACAACTTTCAGCCGCCGGCCAATCAGGGCTCGGGAAACCGGGGCGCGCCGCAGGGGCAGGGGCAGGGGCAGGGCCTGGCCGGCCAGCGCCCGTCCTCCCCTCCGCCGCCCGGATACGGGCAACAGCAATCCGGATACCCTCAGCAGCAACAACAGCCCGGTTTCCCTCGGCAACCCACGACAGGCGGGCAGGGTCAAAACCCGGGCTCGGTACCGCCGCCTCCCGGTTTTTCAACCGATGGGAATCCGTATTCCCAGACGCGGCCGACGGGCGACCTGACCCCGCCGCCCGGGCTTGCGAGTTCCACCCTTACCCTCAGCACCTGCGCCAGGGCGAGGCTTGGCCCCGCCGGGGCAGACATCTGCAGGTATCTCTCGCGGCTCTCCCGGGAAAACCCGCTCGCCTACGAGTTTTATCTCGCACAGGTGAAGGCCCGCCAGGAGACCCGATCGAATGCGTCGCAAACCGCCGGCCAACCGCAGACGCCCGCAAATGGCGGCGCTCTGCCCGAAGCGGCAAGCTGGGGCGGGATCGTGAGGTCCGGGCCCAGCATGCAGGCGGGACGCGTCGATAGTCTCAGCGAGGGCGAAACCATCACGCTTCTTGAAAACACCGGCGTGGAGATGAACGGCTACGACTGGTTCCGCATCCGCTATCGCGGCGATCGCACCGGGTATCAGTGGGGCGGGATCATCTGCGGGAGATTTGAGGAAATCCGGGGAGCTTTCCAGGTATGTCGATAG
- a CDS encoding CTP synthase has translation MARYIFITGGVVSSLGKGLASAALGALLQARGYRVRLRKLDPYLNVDPGTMSPYQHGECFVTDDGAETDLDLGHYERFTGRPANKRDNITTGRIYQNIIARERRGDYLGGTVQVIPHVTDAIKAFVLDGNEEYDFVLCEIGGTVGDIEALPFFEAIRQLGNELPRGHAVYIHLTLMPFIASAGELKTKPTQHSVKELRSIGIQPDILMVRCDRKIPESERRKLSLFCNVREGAVIPAYDVKSIYNVPIAYHEEGLDEEVLAAFGITGAPALDLSRWTEISENLANPEGEVTIAIIGKYTVLKDAYKSLIEALVHGGIANHVRVNIEWIESEIFEKEDPAPWLENVHGILVPGGFGERGAEGKIAAAKFARTHDVPYFGICFGMQMAVIEAARNLAGITEANSTEFGETPEPVVGLMTEWARGNTLEVRKEDGELGGTMRLGAYPAALQPGSRIAEIYESESISERHRHRYEVNITYRSRLESAGLTFAGTSPDGELPETVEITGHPWYIGVQYHPELKSRPFEPHPLFASFVAAAVEQSRLV, from the coding sequence ATGGCGCGATACATCTTCATCACCGGCGGCGTGGTGTCCTCACTGGGCAAGGGGCTTGCGTCTGCGGCTCTCGGTGCTCTTCTTCAGGCTCGCGGATATCGGGTCCGCCTGCGAAAGCTCGACCCCTATCTCAATGTGGATCCGGGGACGATGAGCCCGTATCAGCATGGCGAGTGTTTCGTCACCGACGATGGCGCGGAGACCGATCTCGATCTCGGACACTACGAGCGCTTCACCGGACGTCCCGCGAACAAACGCGACAACATCACCACCGGGCGCATCTACCAAAATATCATCGCCAGGGAACGCCGCGGCGATTATCTGGGCGGAACGGTCCAGGTGATTCCCCATGTGACCGATGCGATCAAGGCCTTCGTGCTCGACGGCAACGAGGAGTATGACTTCGTTCTGTGCGAGATCGGCGGCACCGTCGGCGACATCGAGGCGCTTCCGTTCTTCGAGGCGATCCGCCAGCTCGGCAACGAGCTGCCGCGCGGCCATGCGGTCTACATTCACCTGACGCTGATGCCCTTCATCGCGTCGGCCGGGGAACTCAAGACCAAGCCGACGCAGCATTCGGTGAAGGAACTGCGCTCGATCGGCATCCAACCGGATATCCTGATGGTCCGCTGCGACCGCAAGATTCCGGAAAGCGAACGCCGCAAGCTGTCGTTGTTCTGCAACGTGCGCGAAGGCGCGGTGATCCCGGCCTATGACGTGAAATCGATCTACAATGTTCCGATCGCCTATCACGAGGAAGGCCTCGACGAAGAAGTGCTCGCGGCTTTCGGCATCACCGGCGCGCCGGCGCTCGACCTGTCGCGCTGGACCGAGATCTCCGAAAACCTTGCCAATCCCGAAGGCGAGGTGACGATTGCGATCATCGGCAAGTACACGGTGCTCAAGGACGCCTACAAGTCGCTGATCGAGGCGCTGGTGCATGGCGGGATCGCCAACCACGTGCGCGTCAACATCGAGTGGATCGAATCGGAGATCTTCGAAAAGGAAGATCCCGCGCCCTGGCTTGAAAACGTGCACGGCATCCTGGTGCCAGGCGGTTTTGGCGAGCGCGGTGCGGAAGGCAAGATCGCGGCCGCGAAATTCGCCCGCACGCACGACGTTCCCTATTTCGGCATTTGCTTCGGCATGCAGATGGCGGTGATCGAGGCCGCCCGCAATCTGGCCGGGATCACGGAGGCTAACTCGACAGAATTTGGCGAAACGCCCGAACCGGTGGTCGGCCTGATGACGGAATGGGCGCGCGGCAACACGCTCGAAGTGCGCAAGGAAGACGGGGAACTTGGCGGGACGATGCGGCTCGGCGCCTATCCGGCGGCCCTCCAGCCCGGATCCCGCATCGCTGAAATCTACGAGAGTGAGTCGATTTCGGAGCGCCACCGGCATCGCTACGAGGTGAACATCACCTATCGCTCGCGCCTCGAGAGCGCCGGACTGACCTTCGCAGGCACGTCGCCGGACGGCGAATTGCCTGAAACCGTGGAGATCACGGGTCATCCCTGGTACATCGGCGTGCAATACCACCCTGAGCTCAAGTCCCGACCATTCGAACCGCACCCGCTGTTCGCCTCTTTTGTTGCGGCGGCAGTCGAGCAAAGTCGATTGGTGTAA
- the tpiA gene encoding triose-phosphate isomerase has product MSKVSKPLVAGNWKMNGLGSALEELIRIADDVRAGKGSADVAICPPATMIAAAVQKVFGSGVQIGGQDCHAAASGAHTGDIAAEMLADAGASYVIVGHSERRADHGEDNATVNAKACAAWRAGLTAIVCVGETQAERKAGEALAVVGRQLEESVPEGATPETLVIAYEPVWAIGTGLTPTVDDVAEMHAFMRGELVQRFGEAFAAVRLLYGGSVKAGNAVELLGIADVDGALVGGASLKAADFLPIVAAAG; this is encoded by the coding sequence ATGTCGAAGGTTTCAAAGCCGCTCGTTGCCGGCAACTGGAAGATGAACGGTCTGGGGAGCGCGCTGGAGGAACTCATCCGCATCGCGGACGACGTACGCGCAGGCAAGGGATCGGCGGACGTTGCGATCTGTCCGCCGGCGACGATGATCGCGGCAGCGGTCCAGAAGGTTTTCGGGAGTGGCGTGCAGATTGGCGGACAAGACTGTCATGCCGCGGCAAGTGGCGCACACACTGGTGACATTGCCGCCGAAATGCTTGCGGACGCCGGCGCGTCCTATGTGATCGTCGGACATTCGGAACGCCGTGCGGACCACGGCGAGGACAACGCTACCGTTAACGCTAAGGCATGTGCCGCGTGGCGCGCAGGACTGACCGCCATCGTCTGCGTCGGTGAGACGCAAGCCGAGCGCAAGGCAGGGGAGGCGCTTGCGGTGGTTGGGCGTCAGCTTGAAGAATCAGTCCCCGAGGGGGCGACCCCCGAAACGCTCGTCATTGCCTATGAGCCGGTGTGGGCGATCGGGACGGGATTGACGCCGACGGTCGACGACGTGGCCGAAATGCATGCCTTCATGCGCGGTGAGCTCGTTCAGCGGTTCGGCGAGGCCTTCGCGGCGGTTCGTCTTCTCTACGGAGGCTCGGTCAAGGCGGGCAATGCCGTTGAGCTTCTTGGGATCGCCGATGTCGATGGTGCGCTCGTTGGTGGCGCAAGCCTGAAAGCGGCGGACTTTCTGCCGATTGTCGCCGCTGCCGGATAA
- a CDS encoding VOC family protein has protein sequence MTARGFDHLVWAVTDLDAAAACVEALGFTVTPRARHPWGTENRLVQLDGFFLELLAMGEGADIPEAKDDAFSFGAFNRDFLKTREGGSMLVLESRDPDADRAAFEHAGLPVFAPFSFERSQALSDGGTRKVGFDLTFTRDPEDADNGFFTCFHRFPENFWSSTYQTHRNGVRALGSVVVVCDEPAMHHIFYSAFTGERAMRATSLGITIATPRGDLKLMTPHAYERLFHETVELIDGQPRISAVVFSGGERLRIEAACGDRGVETRSAPEGLVVPSSASFGLSLVFP, from the coding sequence ATGACTGCACGCGGATTCGATCATCTGGTTTGGGCTGTCACTGATCTCGATGCTGCGGCAGCCTGCGTCGAAGCGCTTGGCTTCACGGTCACGCCGCGGGCCCGTCACCCATGGGGCACCGAGAACCGCCTGGTTCAGCTGGACGGCTTTTTCCTTGAATTGCTCGCCATGGGGGAGGGGGCCGACATTCCCGAGGCGAAGGACGATGCCTTCTCCTTCGGCGCCTTCAACCGCGATTTTCTGAAGACGCGCGAGGGCGGATCGATGCTCGTGCTTGAAAGCCGGGATCCGGATGCGGATCGCGCGGCGTTTGAACATGCCGGGCTTCCGGTGTTCGCGCCCTTTTCCTTCGAGCGGTCGCAGGCGCTTTCCGATGGTGGCACCCGAAAGGTCGGCTTCGACCTGACCTTTACCAGGGATCCGGAGGATGCCGATAACGGGTTCTTCACTTGCTTCCACCGTTTTCCCGAGAACTTCTGGTCGTCTACCTATCAAACCCATCGAAACGGCGTTCGAGCCCTCGGGAGCGTGGTTGTCGTGTGCGATGAGCCGGCGATGCATCACATCTTCTACTCCGCCTTTACCGGCGAGCGGGCAATGCGCGCAACAAGCCTCGGCATCACCATCGCGACACCGCGCGGAGATCTCAAGCTGATGACGCCGCACGCCTATGAGCGGCTGTTCCATGAAACGGTGGAGTTGATCGACGGTCAGCCGCGCATAAGCGCGGTCGTGTTTTCTGGCGGCGAACGTTTGCGGATTGAGGCGGCCTGCGGGGATAGGGGAGTGGAAACGCGGTCCGCTCCCGAAGGGCTGGTCGTGCCGTCTTCGGCCAGTTTCGGATTGTCGCTTGTTTTTCCGTGA
- the secG gene encoding preprotein translocase subunit SecG, which translates to METVIIVIHLMVVLALVLVVLLQRSEGGALGMGGGGGGGGGGMMSARGSANILTRATAALAAVFFATSLGLAIIAKNDERPASILDAVPGAPTAPAGENGSSGNGILDQIKPAPVPDGPQVPPAQ; encoded by the coding sequence ATGGAAACCGTAATCATCGTCATTCACCTGATGGTCGTGCTCGCGCTCGTCCTTGTCGTTCTCTTGCAGCGCTCGGAAGGCGGCGCCCTTGGTATGGGCGGCGGAGGCGGCGGCGGCGGAGGCGGCATGATGTCGGCGCGCGGCAGCGCCAATATCCTGACGCGTGCAACGGCAGCCCTTGCCGCCGTCTTTTTCGCGACATCGCTTGGTCTTGCGATCATTGCCAAGAACGACGAGCGTCCTGCCTCGATTCTGGATGCCGTGCCCGGCGCGCCAACCGCGCCCGCAGGCGAAAACGGGTCGAGCGGCAACGGGATCCTCGATCAGATCAAGCCGGCTCCGGTGCCTGACGGTCCCCAGGTTCCGCCCGCTCAATAG